Proteins encoded within one genomic window of Sulfurovum sp. XGS-02:
- a CDS encoding DUF3147 family protein: MAYYITKLVITTVLIVLISEISKRSSLIGAILAAIPLVSILAMTWMYIDTNSSNKAVEFSQNIVWLIAPSMTLFIAFPILIKKGLSFYPSMLISIFLTVLAYYSVIFLLHKVGLRS, encoded by the coding sequence TTGGCTTACTATATAACAAAACTCGTGATCACCACGGTTTTAATCGTATTGATCTCCGAGATCTCCAAGAGAAGCAGTTTGATAGGTGCCATACTGGCAGCTATCCCTTTGGTATCTATATTGGCCATGACATGGATGTATATAGACACTAACAGCAGCAACAAAGCCGTAGAGTTTTCACAGAATATTGTTTGGCTCATTGCACCATCCATGACACTCTTTATCGCTTTTCCGATTTTGATCAAAAAAGGGCTCAGCTTTTATCCGAGTATGCTTATCTCGATCTTTTTAACGGTTTTGGCCTATTACAGCGTGATCTTTCTTCTCCATAAAGTAGGTCTTAGATCATAA
- a CDS encoding CDGSH iron-sulfur domain-containing protein, producing the protein MATPVKVELEADKTHYFCTCGKSADGVLCDGSHKGTNYRPQPFTVDTTKVYSLCACKKSGNLPFCDGTHRKL; encoded by the coding sequence ATGGCAACACCGGTAAAAGTTGAATTGGAAGCAGATAAAACACACTATTTTTGTACGTGTGGTAAGAGTGCAGACGGAGTACTGTGTGACGGCAGCCATAAAGGCACAAATTATAGACCACAACCCTTTACAGTCGATACCACAAAAGTGTATTCTCTATGTGCCTGTAAAAAAAGTGGAAACCTTCCATTTTGTGATGGTACACATAGGAAATTATAA
- a CDS encoding desulfoferrodoxin family protein, with amino-acid sequence MNRRDALKVAGVTAMMAAVSAEAKMAVEHMNRMEMKPKDPSNMDKGELKHSPLITIKEKDANGYTDVYITVGQGGIIHPSTPDHWIDFIELYADDTLVGKSVLEPEISRGAASFAVKLDNVKELKAKAGCNLHGIWTTTVTL; translated from the coding sequence ATGAATAGAAGAGATGCATTAAAAGTGGCAGGTGTAACAGCCATGATGGCAGCAGTGAGTGCGGAAGCAAAAATGGCTGTAGAACATATGAACCGTATGGAGATGAAACCAAAAGATCCGTCAAATATGGACAAAGGCGAGCTCAAGCACTCTCCGCTGATCACCATCAAAGAAAAAGATGCCAATGGATATACGGATGTATATATCACTGTAGGTCAAGGGGGGATCATCCACCCGAGCACACCAGATCACTGGATCGATTTCATCGAACTCTATGCAGATGATACACTGGTAGGTAAAAGTGTCCTTGAACCGGAAATTTCACGCGGAGCAGCTTCTTTTGCAGTCAAGCTTGACAATGTCAAAGAACTCAAAGCAAAAGCAGGCTGTAATCTACACGGTATCTGGACCACAACGGTAACACTCTAA
- a CDS encoding ABC transporter permease gives MFRNAFLLALREIRRNLMRSLLTAVGIVIGIASVIAMVNIGQGASESITQSVEQLGSNTLYIMPGQRRGPGSRGVIEKPFKKKDLEIIRSSIYALDAISPVENSSMTVIYKEQNYRTNIRGIENEYLQIRNWKLKEGRGFEKNELRTGQKVCIMGQSIIKNLSATPDTILGNKIRLKNFSCEVIGVLEEKGANTFGQDQDDVVLLPFTLFQRRISGSDNLHLMMAAVKENVPLEEARIQIERVLREHRHIDNPMDDDFQVRSMTALLDTISQVTTVLTVMLGAVAAISLIVGGIGIMNIMLVSVTERTREIGIRMAVGAMAKDILIQFLIESIVLSGLGGIVGILSGILITFGVAQWLDIVLVIDPSITVIALVFSMLIGIIFGIIPARKAASMNPIDALRYE, from the coding sequence GTGTTTCGTAATGCATTTTTGCTTGCACTGCGTGAGATCAGACGCAACCTTATGCGTTCACTGCTTACTGCTGTGGGTATTGTGATCGGTATCGCTTCAGTGATCGCGATGGTCAATATAGGCCAAGGTGCCAGCGAATCGATCACACAGAGTGTAGAGCAATTAGGAAGCAATACACTCTATATCATGCCCGGACAACGCAGAGGGCCTGGGAGCAGAGGCGTGATCGAAAAACCTTTCAAAAAGAAAGACCTTGAGATCATCCGTTCCTCGATCTATGCGCTTGATGCGATCTCACCTGTGGAGAACAGTTCCATGACGGTGATCTACAAGGAACAAAACTACCGTACCAATATCAGAGGCATTGAAAATGAGTATCTACAGATACGAAACTGGAAGCTCAAAGAGGGAAGAGGCTTTGAAAAGAATGAACTAAGAACAGGACAGAAAGTATGTATCATGGGCCAGAGCATCATCAAAAACCTTTCAGCGACTCCAGACACGATCCTGGGCAATAAGATCCGTTTGAAAAACTTTTCGTGTGAAGTGATCGGCGTACTTGAGGAAAAAGGTGCAAATACATTCGGACAGGATCAGGATGATGTGGTGTTGCTCCCTTTTACTCTGTTTCAGAGACGTATAAGCGGAAGTGACAACCTTCATTTGATGATGGCTGCCGTCAAAGAGAATGTTCCTTTGGAAGAAGCAAGAATTCAGATAGAAAGAGTCCTCAGGGAGCATAGACATATCGACAATCCCATGGATGATGATTTTCAGGTCAGAAGCATGACAGCACTGCTTGATACTATCTCACAAGTGACGACAGTACTGACGGTGATGCTGGGAGCCGTAGCGGCGATCTCTCTGATCGTAGGAGGCATAGGTATCATGAATATCATGCTGGTCTCCGTAACGGAACGTACAAGGGAGATCGGTATACGTATGGCCGTGGGAGCCATGGCAAAAGATATCCTGATACAGTTCCTTATAGAATCAATCGTACTCTCAGGCCTGGGAGGCATCGTAGGCATACTATCGGGTATACTGATCACCTTTGGTGTGGCACAATGGCTTGATATCGTGCTGGTGATCGATCCTTCTATCACTGTGATCGCGCTTGTATTTTCCATGTTGATCGGTATTATATTCGGTATCATACCTGCACGGAAGGCCGCTTCGATGAACCCTATCGATGCCTTACGCTATGAATAA
- a CDS encoding manganese efflux pump MntP family protein, whose amino-acid sequence MLEVLLLAFALSMDAFAVSIGIGVKNQYFDKFLALKVGLFFGFFQGIMPLFGYLSNVGLGSAIESIDHWVAFILLGILGGKMLYESFGENIEDDIRQITNKLLFYLAIATSIDAMAAGFTLNLLQLDPYISMIIIGVVTFLFSVWGVYIGSKGGGFLEEKAERVGGIILIAIGLKILIEHTLY is encoded by the coding sequence ATGTTAGAGGTTTTATTATTGGCATTTGCTCTGAGTATGGATGCATTTGCAGTTTCTATAGGTATTGGTGTGAAAAATCAATATTTCGATAAATTTTTAGCATTGAAAGTGGGACTTTTTTTTGGTTTTTTTCAAGGTATCATGCCGCTGTTCGGTTATCTCTCGAATGTGGGTCTGGGAAGTGCTATAGAGTCCATTGATCACTGGGTTGCTTTTATTTTATTGGGTATACTTGGCGGGAAAATGCTTTATGAGAGTTTTGGTGAAAATATTGAAGATGATATCAGACAAATAACCAATAAACTACTATTCTATTTGGCTATTGCTACAAGTATAGATGCCATGGCAGCAGGGTTCACGCTCAATCTGCTTCAGTTAGACCCATATATTTCTATGATCATTATAGGAGTTGTGACATTTCTATTTAGTGTTTGGGGTGTCTATATCGGTTCCAAGGGTGGTGGATTTTTAGAAGAGAAGGCAGAAAGAGTAGGGGGTATCATTTTAATTGCTATCGGTTTAAAGATACTCATTGAGCATACGCTCTATTGA